CTCCCTTTTTTCTGCACTTCTGCCTTGTGTCTGAATCCTCAACGTCGGTCGAAGGACAAGCAGACAAAATGGTGAGTAACTGTCTGGCTGATGACGTAGCCTTGAATTTTTCATTCTCTCTCCCCTCCTAATTCCCTTTGTTTCTGTTGCATGGATTAAATATCTAGGCTTTTTTAAATGCTTCAAATCTTCAGTGTTGTGTGGGAGTTTACTTAAAATCAGATTCTATTAAGTGATCATACTTTTGAGCTAAATTTATACAGAGCTTTTTTTTAGGGCTTGTCTGAGAATTCGGTGAGAACAATGCACTAGTGTACTTGCATTTGACTAAAAGAGAAGTCATTTCTGTACTCTTGGGAAATCTAGGTCAGATGAGACAATGAGTTGAACTGTTGTCCTTTTCAAACCTCCTTAATGCAGAGCTTTTagtataaaaagagaaaatataaagTCTTTAGTTCCTAAACAAGCACAGGATACTGTTTTCACAACTACAAAGTAGTGAGCAGGGTAATCGTGGCAGTGGGGGATGGATTAAAATGAACAGGGAAAAAGAGGAGTGGTCTGCCCTACAAGTGAGAGTTAGTTCGCTGCCATTTTGCAGCTGTTAAGAATTTTAGGGTTGAAGGAtgtggagagaaagagagggtgaGACAGTCATCCCTTCCCGTTACACAGCGCTATGGAGCCGGACAGGATAGGGGAGGGGAGACACAAAATGGGGAGGGATGAGGAAAGGGAGGAGATTCAGGATGAAGAGGTGGGGGTAACGTTTTCTTCTTGATGCATGACCTTCCTGTTTGCCATATACAGGATTGTGTGTTgccttttttccctcccccAAGTCATAAAACTATCTTTTAGGCAAATAAGGAGCTTGCAGTAATTAACTATATATCCTGCCCATTCAACTGAATGGTTGCATATAATGCTTGTATTATATGCACCACTGAAAGCTTAAACATTAGTGTTCTGATACACTATTCAGTAAGCAAGCTTTCTCTCCTTACTGAGGTATTTCCTTTTCACAAATTGAACATTGTCTTGTAAATTGATGGGGGGCACACTAAGGATCTCTAACAATATACACTCCTATGAGCCCCCCTGCCCCCCAACCCCCATTAGTACTCATTAAATAAGTGCCCCAGATATTGCTGTGCCTTTCAGCGGTCATAGCTAGTTCAAACTATGATAAATGGTGTCAGGCAGTATATGTGTACATAAACTTGCTTtgtctaatttttttttcccctcccccaGCGTGAGTGTATTTCTATGCACGTTGGCCAAGCTGGAGCCCAGATGGGCAATGCATGCTGGGAGCTCTACTGCCTGGAACATGGGATCCAGCCAGATGGACAGATGCCCTCTGACAAAACTCTCGGGGGAGGAGATGACTCCTTCAACACCTTCTTCAGTGAGACGGGGGCAGGAAAGCATGTCCCCAGAGCAATCTTTGTTGACCTGGAACCAACTGTCATAGGTCAGTAATGTGCAAATAAACAAGTACTTGCAAATATTGTAATGGATAATCTGAAAACTGATAAgatggaggagggggggggaacCCAGATGTTTGGGTTAAATTTCATTTTCTTGCAAattgtcattgtttttttttttgttttttgtttgtttgtttttttgtgttattatttCTAAATGGCACTGTCTGTGAAATAAAGGGACTCCTCTTAATTTGATGCAAGAATACAGGACACTAACTCGTGCActcctaactttttttttcttttttttctgtttcttgcaGATGAGGTACGTACAGGAACCTACCGTCAGCTTTTCCACCCTGAGCAGCTGATTACAGGAAAGGAGGACGCTGCCAACAACTATGCCCGTGGCCACTACACCATTGGCAAAGAGATCATAGATCTGGTCCTGGACAGGACACGTAAACTGGTGAGACTTTGTGACAGTGTCAAAGCTATATATTTGGAGTATGTCAAACATTTTGCTCAACTAAATTACTAAAGggttttaataataatgaacTAATACATTTTCAGGCTGATCAGTGCACTGGCCTGCAGGGATTTCTCATCTTCCACTCTTTTGGTGGAGGCACTGGCTCTGGTTTCACCTCCCTGCTGATGGAGAGGCTCTCTGTTGATTATGGGAAAAAATCAAAGCTCGAATTTGCTGTTTACCCAGCCCCCCAGGTTTCCACAGCAGTGGTGGAGCCTTACAACTCCATCCTGACCACCCACACCACCCTGGAGCACTCTGACTGTGCCTTCATGGTGGACAATGAGGCCATCTATGACATCTGCCGCAGGAACCTTGACATTGAAAGACCCACCTACACCAACCTTAACAGGCTGATTGGCCAGATTGTGTCCTCAATTACAGCCTCACTTCGTTTTGATGGAGCCCTGAATGTTGACCTGACAGAGTTCCAGACCAACTTGGTGCCTTACCCCCGTATCCACTTCCCTCTAGCCACCTATGCCCCTGTCATCTCCGCTGAGAAAGCCTACCATGAGCAGCTGTCAGTAGCTGACATCACCAATGCCTGCTTCGAACCAGCTAATCAAATGGTGAAGTGTGATCCTCGTCATGG
This is a stretch of genomic DNA from Pelmatolapia mariae isolate MD_Pm_ZW linkage group LG16_19, Pm_UMD_F_2, whole genome shotgun sequence. It encodes these proteins:
- the LOC134646198 gene encoding tubulin alpha chain, whose product is MRECISMHVGQAGAQMGNACWELYCLEHGIQPDGQMPSDKTLGGGDDSFNTFFSETGAGKHVPRAIFVDLEPTVIDEVRTGTYRQLFHPEQLITGKEDAANNYARGHYTIGKEIIDLVLDRTRKLADQCTGLQGFLIFHSFGGGTGSGFTSLLMERLSVDYGKKSKLEFAVYPAPQVSTAVVEPYNSILTTHTTLEHSDCAFMVDNEAIYDICRRNLDIERPTYTNLNRLIGQIVSSITASLRFDGALNVDLTEFQTNLVPYPRIHFPLATYAPVISAEKAYHEQLSVADITNACFEPANQMVKCDPRHGKYMACCLLYRGDVVPKDVNSAIAAIKTKRTIQFVDWCPTGFKVGINYQPPTVVPGGDLAKVQRAVCMLSNTTAIAEAWARLDHKFDLMYAKRAFVHWYVGEGMEEGEFSEAREDMAALEKDYEEVGTDSMGEEDEEGEEY